The Pantoea vagans genome includes a window with the following:
- the sbmA gene encoding peptide antibiotic transporter SbmA, producing the protein MFKSYFPRPALFFSSAAIWSLIAIFAWFGFADNLPALWPSLHAAIQQPLPTNASRFIHPAQLWFYGYYWIMASIFALAWKVIDNHPWQRWSVWGAALIIFVTWFGVQVGVAVNAWYGPFYDLIQKALTKAGSVQITEFYQQVVAFLGIALIAVVIGVMNSFFISHWVFRWRTAMNNYYMHNWQRLRKVEGAAQRVQEDTMRFASTLEDWGVSFIQAIMTLVAFLPVLIALSHHVKDIPLLGNIPYALVIAAVLWSVFGTGLLAVVGIKLPGLEFRNQRVEAAYRKELVYGEDNADRASPPTVNELFSRVRFNYFRLYFHYLYFNITRILYLQVDNVFGLFLLFPSIVAGTITLGLLNQITNVFDQVRSSFQYLISSWSTLVELMSIYKRLRSFEQILADIPHDEMMREAAE; encoded by the coding sequence ATGTTTAAGTCCTATTTTCCGCGGCCAGCGCTGTTTTTCAGCTCGGCAGCGATTTGGAGTTTGATTGCGATTTTTGCCTGGTTTGGCTTTGCCGATAATCTGCCTGCACTGTGGCCATCGCTACATGCAGCAATACAGCAGCCGTTGCCCACCAATGCTTCCCGTTTTATTCACCCGGCCCAGCTCTGGTTCTATGGCTATTACTGGATAATGGCGTCCATTTTCGCCCTTGCCTGGAAGGTGATTGATAACCATCCGTGGCAGCGCTGGTCAGTATGGGGCGCAGCCCTGATCATCTTCGTCACCTGGTTTGGGGTACAAGTCGGCGTGGCGGTCAACGCGTGGTATGGTCCGTTCTATGATTTAATCCAAAAAGCCTTAACCAAGGCAGGATCGGTACAAATTACCGAATTTTACCAGCAAGTTGTGGCGTTTTTGGGTATTGCACTCATTGCCGTCGTGATTGGCGTCATGAATTCGTTCTTCATCAGCCACTGGGTATTCCGCTGGCGTACTGCAATGAATAACTACTACATGCACAACTGGCAGCGCCTGCGTAAGGTCGAAGGTGCCGCACAGCGTGTGCAGGAAGACACCATGCGTTTTGCCAGCACGCTGGAAGACTGGGGCGTAAGTTTCATTCAAGCCATCATGACGCTTGTGGCCTTCCTGCCAGTGCTGATCGCGCTGTCACATCACGTCAAAGATATCCCGCTGTTGGGTAACATCCCTTACGCGCTGGTGATTGCTGCGGTGCTGTGGTCAGTGTTTGGCACCGGGCTGCTGGCGGTGGTGGGGATTAAATTACCGGGGCTGGAGTTCCGTAATCAGCGTGTGGAAGCCGCTTACCGTAAAGAGCTGGTATACGGTGAAGATAATGCTGACCGCGCGTCACCGCCGACGGTCAATGAGCTGTTCAGTCGCGTGCGCTTTAACTATTTCCGTCTTTACTTCCACTATTTGTACTTCAACATCACCCGCATTCTCTATCTGCAGGTCGATAACGTGTTCGGGCTGTTTTTGCTGTTTCCGTCAATCGTGGCAGGCACGATTACGCTGGGTTTACTCAACCAGATTACCAATGTGTTTGATCAGGTGCGCTCTTCGTTCCAGTACCTGATTTCCTCCTGGTCGACGCTGGTGGAGTTGATGTCGATTTATAAACGTCTGCGCAGTTTTGAGCAGATTCTGGCTGATATTCCGCATGATGAGATGATGCGCGAAGCAGCTGAGTAA